The Erigeron canadensis isolate Cc75 chromosome 4, C_canadensis_v1, whole genome shotgun sequence genome window below encodes:
- the LOC122598491 gene encoding uncharacterized protein LOC122598491, producing METRRNSTTNVVGFTLLPSELIHYIILRLALPDIFHLKSVNKYTTSIISDQDFSRQYNIHSSSSTWLFVYKKRWHRDPVVVHGYTRSSERWFKVMVGDILKPVIPPGEDLYFLTACGNFFLFALNCSREVISVNHVTKNVKRIPHSPLGPRGTSSWRRSGIKLLVGSNGPSQFRFLFAEIVDGNPTLFEYDSWTNKWKSTMAKENNMDSSCVDNKKDESCIFLSASNGPRRSIVISVGNDTNGPVVLRPVFSGDLEDGELAVGFSWGSVINRLHIYGDGRMLIVRSGPDSLDDVNRGIRVVKGVELWGLSPNGRQWAFVSNIPNGLIEDIKKPYGVMMGCLEEREGTIRAILMSNFDGIWDIIWLSFDVEKKEWAWVPLPEFKMEGSNMAGVTFSSGLTIS from the coding sequence ATGGAAACACGCCGGAATTCCACAACTAATGTGGTTGGTTTCACTCTCCTTCCATCTGAGCTCATCCATTACATAATTCTCCGGTTAGCCTTACCCGATATCTTTCACTTAAAATCCGTAAACAAATACACAACATCCATTATTAGCGACCAAGACTTTTCCCGTCAATATAACATACATTCAAGTTCATCCACTTGGTTGTTTGTATACAAGAAAAGGTGGCACCGTGATCCTGTGGTGGTTCACGGCTATACTCGATCATCCGAACGGTGGTTCAAGGTGATGGTTGGAGATATATTGAAACCGGTTATTCCACCCGGTGAGGATCTTTATTTTTTGACCGCTTgtggtaacttttttttatttgctttgaATTGTAGTAGGGAAGTTATCTCTGTCAATCATGTGACaaaaaatgtcaaaagaatTCCTCATAGCCCATTAGGCCCACGAGGAACGTCTTCATGGAGACGGTCCGGTATTAAGTTACTAGTGGGCTCAAATGGGCCAAGCCAGTTTAGGTTTTTGTTTGCTGAAATAGTTGATGGTAATCCAACTTTGTTCGAGTATGATTCTTGGACAAACAAGTGGAAGTCAACGATGGCGAAGGAAAACAATATGGATTCGTCGTGTGTTGATAATAAAAAGGATGAAAGTTGTATATTTTTAAGTGCGTCAAATGGGCCAAGGAGAAGTATTGTCATTTCGGTTGGGAATGACACGAATGGACCCGTGGTTCTACGGCCCGTATTCTCCGGAGATTTGGAGGATGGGGAATTAGCCGTTGGGTTCAGTTGGGGAAGTGTGATCAATAGGTTACACATATATGGTGATGGGCGGATGTTGATAGTGAGATCCGGACCCGATAGCTTGGATGATGTGAACCGAGGAATTCGGGTTGTAAAAGGGGTAGAGCTGTGGGGGTTGAGCCCAAATGGAAGGCAGTGGGCCTTTGTTTCAAATATCCCAAATGGGCTTATTGAGGACATTAAGAAGCCATATGGGGTAATGATGGGATGTTTAGAAGAAAGAGAAGGGACAATAAGGGCTATTCTAATGTCAAATTTTGATGGTATTTGGGATATAATTTGGCTTAGCTTTGatgtggaaaagaaagaatgggcTTGGGTACCCCTTCCTGAATTTAAGATGGAAGGCTCAAACATGGCTGGGGTCACCTTCTCGTCTGGGCTTACCATCTCTTAG